The genomic window AAACaagataaaatgtttgttattacGCATTAAAGGATACAGAATCTAAATGTGTTAAACTTCTATTGCAAACTCCAGTGTTCGCATGCCATAACTTAATTGTATGATCATATCCTCCAGTAGCCAACAGTACCTTTTCAGTTAATGCGTTGtctaccattattatttaaaatcaatacattgaaAGAGAAGCTGATCTGaatgaataattcaaaactGTGATTTTCTTTATCGGCCAAACTAATCAATCGAATGTCAATAGAATATTTAGctgttcaaataaatttttaacaatatgaaaatataaaatattaatgatattcaataattgtaaataataatttattaattgaaatattggaAATAGTTATccaaataagaatttatattaggtacctatgtacttatttttattattttcattcatatcttatattttcatattattattcttatcaaTTTAACAGTTTCTCAacttacacaataaaatagacGCGCGTCAGGATGAAGCAACACTGAAAAATTCCTTTCTCTCTCACACTCATTGACGTACCGCAGACTGATAAGCGGAGCATAGGACGActctattattatgattatattttatattatattttagttagtgATAGAGTCAAGTACTGGAGTAGACCTTCTCTATCGTTTTATCGTTTTATCGTTTTAATgccatttttacatttagagTTTATATGACTTTCGACTGATCGACGAGTGCCGACTGTGTGTCTGTCTGTGTTAACTCAAGTGTTTACATAAGTCGAAAATTgtcttaaataaatctaatgaagAATTAATTAAACCGAAATGGCTAACAAaggtaaatgataaatataaactaactaTACTTACATCTTGATCTTATAATTAgtgatttatactattttgtgtAAGTTGATACAGAcgatattgtgttattatctaattaataaaaatatttctagatacaatttagatataaattacatttggagatatttatttttaaattaaaattgttactcgttgtatacatttgtagaaataatatgtgtCTTAGTGATTAATGAttgatattactaaaaataataaatattcatataaatagaatttgaTTTCTAGAATACTACTCATAGATTACCATCAGATGTTAAAGTTACTGTTAgttgttacttattttattaatttaatttttcttttataggcGGTCCTGAAACGGAAGAACAAACCAGATTAAGGTTTCAAGTAGAACTAGAATTTGTTCAATGCTTAGCTaatccaaattatttaaattgtaagtttttaatattgttaattacaaacaattttactaatgtattttttatttttaaactattcagTTTTAGCTCAACGTGGATACTTCAAGGATCagtcttttattaattatttaaaatatttattgtattggaAAGAACCAGATTATGCAAAGTTTATtaagtaagtattaattatactttatactttattagagGTAAACATTATACCTCTAAATAGATTACTGATTAATTGAACATATCTATGAATAAttgatttgttaataatatataagatttatatttattaaagtagaACTCCTCTCGGCTGGTCAGCCATTCCGATCGTTCCAACCATGGTATTATTGATATGAATgcttctaaaatgtatttggatttttcaatttatagttgattatataaattatattatataaagttagtTGCCAGTtaactatgaaaaatacttgaaattaaaaaagctTTAATATCTGTTAGATAATGTACCATTAAATCACATTCATCTAAGGGATTAGTGAAAGGGGTCATAAAAGCTGTCTtctttctaaaattaatgtgCTATACAAAAACCTATAACTAACTGTTTTTGCTAAGTAATTTgttactacctatatttttatacttacatacatCTGTTTAATGCTgagattcaaatttttaatattacttatgtgATTACAACTTTTCTGTACATCCTGATAATCCAACCTTTTCTGCATTTCGACCATAACCCCAGTCTTACAAGTGACCGATTAGagggatataatattactgtagttataacttataatttattagttttgtcACTTACCTaactaatgtattatgtaattaaatcaatcttgtataaaataacaaaataatggtttataaatttctttaaattttttacttatattttgttattatattatcattttatactttatatttataaatatttattatgacctacaatcaaataataagttcttcatacttatttaacaatttaatataggttaaaagaaattacgtttaaattaatttattctaaaaaatattgatatttcaagagattttttagaataagctacttggtttaaataaaatatgtttctaaaaattagattaataaattggctgttttgaatttttccccaaaaatatgcaatctaattttaaactaaaaaatttgaaagacgtgtacatcattttttaatttcaagaaCTTAAGAGCAttagttttgtaatattatagtacattttatttatttctgtatGTAGTTAAATcatcaaacattataaaaattgatttaacgaaaaaaaaaatttacttaatataaaatataactcgatgatataaaattaatatctataacaattattaaattacttaagtatactcataaatatttttttgatttttacaggTATCCcatgtgtttatattttttagatctcTTACAACACGAACCATTTAGAAAAGAAATAGCTACTGCTATTTgttctaaatttattgatgatcagttattattgatttggCAACATTACACTAGACGGAGAACAAAATTGATTCATACTGCATATGAGCACAACATGAATATGATGAATAAATCTGGTGCATCAAACATTGGACAAGCACAAACTAATGGCACAAATGGAATCATGCCAGCTTCAATGCCCATTCCTAAAGTTATGCCTCCTTaacttataatcatttataataatttaagattattttataaaacttataattgtatgttgtATCTTTCtacatattaaatgttcattaactttgtactttaataacactgtgaaaatgtaattataagtggtttatctaaaattaacttaagtaTTATGTAAGAACTATttgcaattatatatttttacgttacccaaattgatttgatttaaaaaaaaaaaaaaaaaaacagacttAAAACCATACAGTTGTGCAATTGattgtattttagaaaataaaaaaaaaaatattatgtttgataaaataaaaaacataatttattaaattaaattctgattgaaattataataaaggtgtttctaataattaatttcattatcatagtttttaattttatatttttacacttgCATagtgaaatacaatataagaGATTCTAAAATGTTCTATTTGTGACTGTGAGTGAAGAACACGCACACCATTATTCAAATACAAGtcactaaataaatatcaagttagtatttaagaataaatattgtaatgtttctctttttacgattatttgtaacaatattgatattgGTTATATCCACTTGTTCTGTTCTGTTAACTATTAACGTTGTGACAAAACAAGTTATAAcctcaacatttaaaaaaattgagaacaaatagattaaaaagatgtgttattttttttaatttatttatttaaatgtatgtaatcacatttttgagatttaaaaatggttagatttttatgtttaagggTGGTTTTATGTAATTAGTTTCATTAAAGCAATCTGTACTTGGAAGAGTACAATGTAAAATTTCTCAgtacttattttcaaaataacaagaatataatcacataaaaaaatattttcaaaaattttaatagtttttgaaataataaatattgtttgataaaataatcaccaataacattttttatctgcTAGTCAAAAATttcgaaaattgaatacactttcctcataaattcataaataaaaataacgagtTTTGAGTTTTTGGCGTCctcatattttaaagataatggACATTGAGAAGTATAAcagcaatttattaaaatttatttattcatatgcaGTGATTTATTACATCTTAatgaatatagatatattataatcagtaaTCTGATCAATGAGCCACACCCGTAACTTAAACTGTACAACAGAGTGActtcttttatataaaaaaaattttttttatataaatatataaaacctgTGAAATGGTGTTAAAGTCACCCTTATTTTCTCAATAAATTACGAAAGTGCCAATTTCCAATTTGAAGGCGTTGATCATCCCCCTAAAAGCCTAAACCATGCTTGAAATttcgtatatgtataaattaaacgatatacaatttataattatttatttattattaaaataacggcTATACATTGCCTATCCAAAACGCCGCCAaagagatttaaaatattattaattattattatgaagtattCGAATATCGAAAACGTAGATAGTGTAGACAACTGTTCGTTGATTGCCATACTTTTGATCATAGACCTATAAAAGAATTATAGGTCTATGCTTTTGATCTACTGATACTATTATCAGACAATTTCTGATAGAATTTCAAAAGCCGGCAACGCAGTTGCCCTTGTGAGGGAAAGCCGACGATAATATTTCATCCGAATTTGTGTAATTgtgttatagttataacttataaatctccattctaaagaatattaaccgttatttttttgatttaagatTGTCACATACCACCATAGGCCTTATACTAGTATTAGGTCTATGGATGCCACAAATAGAggaaattttaagtttgagATAAGACGAAGAGCAAATTTTTGAACTTGTTATATTATgggagtatatataatacatatactatacctataggagtatataatacatttatacagaCTCAGATAAAagaacatttgaaaatattgcacaccttaaataatcttttagaaaatctttttaatttaatttaaattttaagtcatGAAGTAGGTAtgcaatgtaaaataatttcgttttgttttttttttgctaaactataattataatattttttaaattatatttttttgagacTATTACTATATGTTAGTACCTAATAGAGAAAGAGAATCACcacatttgttattatatttaatttaattgtaagtaTGCTCGTACTTACTCAACTTAAACCATCCAGCAGGGAcactaattattgttatgaaaaatatttgcatttttgtaattttattataatttttttttcacttatctTTAGTTGTTATCATATCGACGGTCATTAGtatttctcaaaaataatCTACGCTTTAGACTATTTTTTGAGtagttaatgaatttaaataaaaacaattttgtgaacgtattaatttatttgttatttatactgcttgtataaatatgtatttttattagtaaattcaaatagataaaacaataaaacgtaataatattttataaatttacgttAATCACAACATATTAGGGCTGATGTAAAATGTACAACGCGCAACTTTTCCTTTAATAGACGATAGCGGGCCCACTggaaagttaaataaaaataatttaacttcattcgtttttaatgtaaattatagtcttttaattttttttaattaatactaatattataccaaatttaaaataataactttatattcaAGCGTATCAGTATAGACAAATAGTaacgatattttatacaaataaacagcTGGAAATGACAATTAACAACTTAACTatgtaataactttaatacttaccttttttataatttatggttattgataataatatattatagaaaaaaatatgtataatatacttagataAGGACCGAAGTTTTTGTGTATGTAGACATGTagttatatacctaggtattttaattCCGTTTAACAACGATTTCTGAAGTTTTACCTAGTAATACTTTATACTAATTtcaacagtattataattctaaatgataataacgagaagagtttttaattaatttttatttctcgaatgacgtataataattgtgtacaatAATTGAACGCGCCCAAAAtacagataatttataatatgttatgcgATACGCTTATTAGACTAGTTTTGATTATGGCTACctcataatatagtttataacgcacaattatataatattgaataaattaatatcaaatcatGTGTTATAGAAATTATGGAATGAAGGTAAATTTCTCGACCTCGagttatctttaaaaatgttttaaaggacgtattttattaatcggATCCCAAAGGTAAATGAATTGCAATAAATAATGgtgttacattatatatatatataatgtataattgtatcttATGGATTACATTCCAGGGTTATTGAAACAACTATCCGATTTCTGTTCGccgttgattaaaatatatctgtggagatttagtattttattatacctaatcaacataataatgcgtgttaatacatattatggtacatcataaatcataactcgttaaaagacaattatttttacttcgtTTATACAttacacgtattataataatattatccaaactcatatacctatacaaatgtaataataatgtataagtgTTCAATGTTCATGTATAAGAACAAAACTAAGCCGGTATGCCTACATTTCAGGTATCTGTCTGTTGTCtgaataaatcaaaatcagaatttcccataaaataattgtaagtgAACGTTATGATTTCAAATCACACGCGAAAGTATAAACCAAATGCGATGTTTTGTCCACGAATATGACCACATTCAAGTTATATCAGAGCATTAGAGCTGAGCTAACTCCaaatcagtaaaaatattttgaaactgtTCAAAAATGCTAATTATAGTAGGTGGGTTGACACTTCGTGTAGTATTGGCTCTCAAAACCAGCggatatcaattataaaatattggcaCCGATATGGAATAGTCACAATAACTGGATGGAGCAAATTTTACAGATGttgagataatataattatctatctACATTTATTCAATTCGCAagagttttaatgttttaaatgctTTTATGCTAGGTGATCCGTTTATAGAACAACACTCTTTATTTCAACATCTATCAAAATGgttgaaaatatacatttttaatttcatactagaagcagaatatttttccgAAGTATTTCGGTACACATGAATCGAAATTCTAACcagtagtttatgagttatacacatttaaatctTATAGATTATAACGGAGTAGTAGATCAACATTTTGCAAGGTATCCCCGGACCACTTCACTCAgctctt from Aphis gossypii isolate Hap1 chromosome 1, ASM2018417v2, whole genome shotgun sequence includes these protein-coding regions:
- the LOC114119960 gene encoding mediator of RNA polymerase II transcription subunit 31; its protein translation is MANKGGPETEEQTRLRFQVELEFVQCLANPNYLNFLAQRGYFKDQSFINYLKYLLYWKEPDYAKFIKYPMCLYFLDLLQHEPFRKEIATAICSKFIDDQLLLIWQHYTRRRTKLIHTAYEHNMNMMNKSGASNIGQAQTNGTNGIMPASMPIPKVMPP